A stretch of DNA from Lotus japonicus ecotype B-129 chromosome 4, LjGifu_v1.2:
CAAACAAATTCttaaaattttcagtttttaaaaacatatactaatttttaaaaactgtaaTCAAACAGTTTTCTTGTGTTTTTTCAACTATCAATAATATGCACAAAACATAGCTACCCAAAACAAAttcctagaattttttttaaaatacatttcggaaactaaaataaaaaatatagttttaaataatacatTCTGAAACTTAGTTCCCGAAATAAAGTACATTTTGCAAATTAATTTcctataacatttttttttttagttttacacattaattatgattttatttttaccaCTATAGCCTTATTTTTACCACAATAGCCTATATATGCCGACTGAATGTCACATTCTACAAAAGGTCATAAATCATTTCTGACATATTATATAGTAACCATTAGGTGGTACTAGGAAAGTAGGAATTAAGTCCAAGCAAGGTAGTCAAATCGAGATACGTATCGTGTATCGTTAGATCCTAATTCTGTGTCGCGTATCGTATCGTAACGTGTATCGTAAGATAcggacacaaaaaaaattaagtcataaattaaataatatactaatatatcatctaaatatagttcaaaataatcaaagatccaagtcataagtagaaaaatagtctcacaaagttcaagttcaacctaattccaagccataagccaaactaaagtactaaacatcaaagagatgaaattaaatgcccactccctaattccaagccattaaagggctgctgaagttgaacgtgaaacatgaaagggctgctgaagtgaagttgaacgtgaaagggtgaaagaataaaaaaaatatcactttttagagcaatttactaatttttaatgaaattaaatgcccaCTCCCTAATTTTTCTAGGGGAGTAAGATGAAACggcatttgaaaaactgtttttgtatcgtatcgggatacgtatcgtgcgatacTCATGCGATATGTGCGATACAGGTCACGATACGAAcacaaaaaaatacatatatggGATACGTATCGTTTGGTTAATTTTCGTATCgtatcgggatacgtatcgtgcgatacTAACTACGATGAGTCCAAGCACAAGTTTTTGTCTTGAACATTACTATGATTGTAGACATGCTAGCATGGCATATCCACTGTCACGGTCCAATCTCCAAGGAAAAATATTCTAATATAACCCTACCATCAAATAATAAACTCTATTTTTGTTTGTATATATCGTAAATTATACCCTAACTTATTCATATATTTTTAGTGATGctgcatttatttatttttaaaaagaaaacttgACCTCTTgttagagattttttttttttggtacataccTCTTGTTAGAGATGATGAGCCATTACATATTTACATTTCACGAGAAAATTAAGGaagattttttcaaaaatttcatCATTTTCAAGGGAAGAATTTGTTTGATTTggtaatactccctccgttcctatatataagtcacaaataactaattctcttagattaagaaaattagttattagtaataaatttgtaaaaaaaatgatttactttcctagattacccttatttactttcctatgattttctctctccaagttaatacttctaaagtttatcatctctttcatattaaatatgagggtgaacttggaaaaaattatttaatgcttcctagatattagaaagtgacttatattttgtaacaaaattttttcaaaaaatatgacTTATAATAGAGAACGGAGGGTATTAACCCATCATTTCCAAATTTCACATTCTCCACACCAGACATAAAATAGTATTGGCCCATTCTAATCAATTCAAAATGCAAAGTGTCCAAGTCACAACACTCCATTTCACCAACTATAAATACCATGCCAGAGGTTATGTACTCTTCACATCTTAACATTCACAAGAGATCAAGAGACAGAGAAAAACAGAGGACATGGCTTGCAAAGTTCAGAAAAGGGTATCACTGCGCAGAAAACTTCACATTCTGCGAGTCCTTATCAACTCCAATCATGTAAAGCAATCTAACTTCTCCTATTGCTAACTCCTCTCCCTAATTTTATTTCATTCCCCGATTTAACAACTACGCGGCATGTTTGAATCAACTTCTCTTTTTAAGTTctccttttttttaataattgcaTAGTATTTTAGAATCGAGGtctattttttcaaaatcaataTCAATTCTAAAACACAAACTACATAGAGAAATTTCTCTCCAAAATTATTTTGCCTTTAGGATCAATTGGAAAAAAgtagtttccaaacatgcacgtAATCATTGAATTCTTTAAGCACTAATAGCGTTTTTGAATCGGCGGTCGTACACAATTTTAAATACAGTTCAGAAGCCACACTTTGTAGCTTCTTCCCGTAAGTGATTATGAGGATATAATTTGAACCACATAACTGAATAGTGAATACACTGTGAAGTTCTAATTTCTGAATGGTTTGTTTTGAAGGCCAGTAGAACCTCCACTGCCAAGAGCACTCTTTTACAAATATACAAGCTGAAGTTTGCACTGGAAACTATCAAAAGAGAGTATGAAAACCTTCTAGCCACCAGAAGAGAGTGCACTAGCCGATTGAACCATGTCAAAGAGAACAAGGTGTGGTTTTTCTTCTACCCTTTTCTTTGAGGCAACCATATAAACAAGGCCTTtagaagttaaaataaaaaatcatattgatTTATGTGTTAAGTATATCATGTGTTTAatgtttgaaaattttaacaGGATGTGAAAGTAGAGAAGATAAGTGATGGAACTTTTGTAGTGAGGATCACATGTGAGGAGAAAGGAAGTGACAAGCTGGTGGCTATTTTAGAGGCTTTTGAAGAGATGTCAATGAATGTTGAGCAAGCCAGAGTTTCATGTGAAAATGGTTTTTCTCTGGAAGCCattgctgtggctgaggataaAACTATAGAAGTGAGAGATGTTACTGAAGCTCTTCTAAAAGCTATTGGATAGGAATAAGTGGTCAAACTCCCTCACAAGAGTTTGACAATTGCAGTAATTAGTGATTCTTGAGAAACCATAAATTAATTATGGTAAATTGTCAAATTAGTTTATTAATTGTGAGCGAGTTTTATTTTAGTTCTTCGGCGGAAAAATGACGTGTAGTAGTAGTAAaaaataattagtaattataaaaatgaccgtcactaaacgtcatttttctaCCAATGGACTAAAATCGAACTCGGTTATAAAATCAGAAACTAATTTGACAACTAAAATCAATTAATTATCTCATGTGAAAAGAAGTGATTATATGATTCAAAATGGAATTTTTTTGAACTTCAAAATGGAATTAAATATGCTGTATTTTGTTCATCAGCCTCTTGTGTACCTCaaatacattttcaggatcctCTTTTAGACTTCTTCCATTCTGTGTTGAATTATTTCTTTTTTCACAACAacatttttatttagttaaacTTTCTTTACCTTTTCATTATGTAATGTTTTAATAATGgatagaaattaagaaaaaaagaaaCCATGTTTATTAGAAACTGAATTGCAATAACAAGTAATTAATTTCCTCAAATGAAATCAGTCAAACACAATTGTTATGTGTTGGAGAGGAAAACCATGAACACTAGCAAACCGGGCTCCCTCCAGGATCCCTTTTTGAGCCTCAGCCATTTCAGCACTCATGATGTTATATTGAGTTTGAATGAATTACTtcccctcttccctttttaaCCTCTTGGGctaataataatttgtttttcttctctATATAGGTTACCCATTGTTGCTTTCTCAATGTGCTAAAATTAATCGAGATTGTTGTTGTAACAAAGGAGGGTGCTGCTCCTCTATTTTCaccccttttttttttggctttagGCATCAATTTATATACTTAGTTATAATTCATTTTCATTACTTTCACTTTTCTATACGTAACTTCCATtataactaaataaaaattgaaagtaaatataaatttataataaatcaacttattttcttattcaaaatatatatagtagattatctaattaattaattatgaaaatgaaaataataatattattattattgatataCTTAATAGTATATTTTCTAATCTCTCAACAATCTTGCAAAATAATTATATGCTCACGTTCTCACGCATTGCACATGTCTTATTTTAATAATACATTAGATCTGAAGTTCAGATATGGAGCTGCCACATGAAAAAAAACTCACTCTCATATCATGTTACATAAACAATTTTAAACATTTGGAGCACTCTCCTGTATTTATTTATCAACTTCCAAATGATCATTTTTAGTAACATTTTTAACTccaacattttcaaaaaaaaaaaaaaaaactccatcaagattttcaaaaaaaaaaaactccatcaACATCCAAGACATGAGTCTCAAATAAAGAAAATTTAAGATATGTCTGAATGAATATAGTTTAACATTTTATGTGACCTCTCTTTAAAAAATCACATTTAAAACCGCTTTAatctataataatttataaagtAAAACTGCAATTGATAGATATGACATTGACAGcaagaaaaacgtgaattacCAACATTCAAGAATCGTCGTACGCCCTAAAAGTCATCGGTAAAGAGAAATTACTAACGGCCAACAATCCATCGTTATCAAGCTCCTTAGTAATATTTACTGAAAAATTCCAAAAGGTCCTTGTAATTTTAGCAACGATCATAGTCGTTGGTAAGTTACTAACGCCGAtttaaacaagaaaaaaaaaaacctttactAGGAATGGAAATGCTTCATTGTAGAAATATATTCAATTTTTGATATAATGCGGTGCTCTTCGTGACAATATGATAGAACCAATTTACAATTTGACAAAAATTACCCCtattattaaatatatcatTTAAATATAAAACTTAAGTTCAATTTCCATTTAGcccttttttaaattaataaaatattaataactactaaacaaaatattaaaagaaacaCAATAGCTTTTTTTATAGAGAATGAGTCTAAACTCCAGACTTTGTTATGGATAGGTGTTGTTGAATTTTGTGTCCTTACTTACTAATGAAGATTCGATTTACTACATCAACAGGTAAAGCATAAGCTGGATCTATCGGTTTCAATCCAGGATATTCAAGAAGTGAAAGTCCTGCAAGATAAAACAAaacaacttcagcaggtaatcTCAATGCATGAGAAAGGGAAAAGTGGGTGGTTCCCATGACAGATCCCAAGATCATTAAAGGGGGAGGCTGAaagaatttttattttactatataaAATAAAGGTTAAACCATGAAAGTTAAAGAGAATGCTACATCAATAATCGAATTAGATGCCGCCttaaaaacaacaaaatatcAAAGGGTAAAAAGTGGGGAAAAGAGTTTAACTCTACCTCAAATCCTCCATGAAGCTGTCAAAAACTAAAATGCACACACATGCTATGCTAGTTTGGATTTGGCTCCTCTAAAGTAGAGGTCACTTTAGAGAGTAAAGTGAGTCATCACAACCATTATTAGTGATAACTTATTTTGAAAAGTCAATACAACAAATCAATGGTTGTGATGACTTACTTTACCCTCACTGTAGAGGAGCCCATCCCCTAACATGGAACTTATTTACCTTAATGGGATTGAAATCAGATATTGTAGCAATACAATTTCTTCTTACCCATTGTGTGCGTTTCTCATTGCTACATTATTAGCATTATATTTTTTGTGTTTCCGATTCTAGTGTTTTCATGGGTAACTGGTAATTTGCCCTTGGGACCAAGTCAGAGTTGATTGATTCTCAATCAGTATGCAAGTCATATTAATAGTAAAGGACTCATGCTAAAAATAAGGAGACAGGTCTAGTATCAAAAAAACTTCATAcaacaataaaaatattttgaagGCCTGCCCTACCCCTTGAAACCATCCCTAAGAACCCTGGATGACAAGATTTTAGCACAACCAAATCAAGAACAAAtgaaacaaaaaggaaaaaatgtgGAGTTAATCATACCAGCC
This window harbors:
- the LOC130714772 gene encoding uncharacterized protein LOC130714772; protein product: MACKVQKRVSLRRKLHILRVLINSNHASRTSTAKSTLLQIYKLKFALETIKREYENLLATRRECTSRLNHVKENKDVKVEKISDGTFVVRITCEEKGSDKLVAILEAFEEMSMNVEQARVSCENGFSLEAIAVAEDKTIEVRDVTEALLKAIG